A portion of the Musa acuminata AAA Group cultivar baxijiao chromosome BXJ1-1, Cavendish_Baxijiao_AAA, whole genome shotgun sequence genome contains these proteins:
- the LOC135590786 gene encoding uncharacterized protein LOC135590786, whose translation MALYRTSEALMCRAFPTTLRGPARTWYSGLKTGTIASFDQLVRDFELNFLAYARPNLSVALLLGLNQREDEPLSHFILLVPCGATPHRSTRDASTSEPVHCSGGLDDREAGGHKQVRLEPTRRESPATPRRRLDRHDPPTLRSLLPSLGTSRTEVFLQIREKGLLMTLNPMKSSRALANQTRYCRFHRQTGHDTKECRELKWQIEGLIHRGHLGRYLRQSKELSPRPEGPVERQINVITGGPASGGNNMSGRKAYTHSTEVDAPRHGPELEVTFPHDGAERSEHDDALVIIARITNAQVRRIMIDTGSSTDVLYFDAF comes from the exons atggcgttGTATAGAACCTCCGAggctttgatgtgcagggcgtttcccactACCCTGAGGGGGCCAGCCCGCACATGGTATAGCGGCCTAAAGACCGGGACTATtgcctccttcgaccagctcgttagagacttcgagcttaacttcctggcctaCGCCCGGCCAAACCTGTCTGTTGCActcctcctcggactcaaccaaagagaggatgagcccctctcccatttt ATTCTTCTAGTCCcttgtggagcgaccccccaccgcaGTACCCGAGATGCTTCAACGAGCGAACCAGTACATTGCAGCGGAGGCCTAGATGACCGGGAAGCAGGAGGGCATAAGCAGGTCAGGCTGGAGCCGACTCGAAGAGAATCGCCTGCCACACCGAGACGCAGGTTGGACCGGCATGACCCACCGACGTTAAGGTCCCTATTGCCCTCCTTGGGCACCTCCCGAACGGAAGTATTTCTCCAAATAAGGGAAAAGGGGTTGCTTATGACCCTCAACCCAATGAAGAGCTCGCGGGCGCTCGCGAACCAGACGAGGTATTGCCGTTTCCACCGGCAAACTGGGCATGACACTAAGGAGTGCCGTGAGTTGAAGTGGCAGATCGAGGGGCTCATCCATAGAGGGCACCTCGGTCGGTACCTCCGACAAAGTAAGGAGCTGTCGCCCCGCCCGGAGGGTCCCGTTGAGCGCCAGATCAACGTGATCACGGGCGGCCCAGCGTCTGGAGGGAACAATATGTCCGGAAGAAAGGCATACACCCACTCCACCGAGGTCGATGCCCCCAGACACGGCCCCGAGCTCGAAGTCACGTTCCCACACGATGGTGCTGAGCGGTCGGAGCATGATGATGCTCTGGTCATAATAGCCAGGATCACCAACGCCCAGGTTAGGAGGATCATGATCGACACGGGGAGCTCAACCGACGTGCTCTACTTTGATGCCTTTTAG
- the LOC135592277 gene encoding actin cytoskeleton-regulatory complex protein SLA1-like → MPSWGTKKPRTLRQKPPGPLPPPRPTLPSPPSVPSPPPTLPSPPSVPPPLPLPLLFQAHLIIVGGDNDDAGPSAVATSDQGRHTVEDDAGSNAALPSLPGNRPEHNDAVATSGQGWHSVDDDVGPSAAATSVPGNRSDHDDALATSGQGTHNVDGDAGPSGAASLPRGKQFKTTKRRRKECMEEQRAMMNSLMEEQANLRRETEAYRRRLEIQKASNSVLQEMPEKAAAAAPAHHNNLDLELRLRQPSPPALVRHPTLDGVRPLGETTAAWRSGWELQMQMQSADSKVASWLARKRRMEILREKKMHKRARRSD, encoded by the exons ATGCCTAGCTGGGGCACCAAGAAGCCCCGCACTCTTCGTCAGAAACCGCCCGGTCCTCTCCCTCCCCCTCGCCCTACTCTTCCAAGTCCACCTTCTGTCCCTTCCCCTCCCCCTACTCTTCCAAGTCCACCTTctgtccccccccccctccccctccccctcctcttccAAGCCCACCTTATAAT AGTCGGCGGCGACAACGACGACGCCGGGCCGAGCGCAGTGGCGACCTCGGATCAGGGCAGGCATACGGTGGAAGACGACGCCGGGTCGAACGCGGCGCTGCCCTCACTTCCGGGGAATCGTCCTGAGCACAACGACGCGGTGGCGACCTCGGGTCAAGGGTGGCATTCTGTGGACGACGACGTCGGGCCGAGCGCGGCGGCGACCTCGGTTCCGGGGAATCGTTCGGATCACGACGACGCGTTGGCAACCTCGGGACAGGGGACGCACAATGTGGACGGCGACGCCGGGCCGAGCGGCGCGGCCTCCTTGCCTCGGGGGAAGCAGTTCAAGACCACGAAGCGGCGGCGGAAGGAg TGTATGGAAGAACAGCGCGCCATGATGAATTCGCTTATGGAAGAGCAAGCAAATCTTAGAAGA GAAACAGAAGCTTACAGAAGACGACTCGAGATACAGAAAGCAAGCAACTCCGTGCTCCAAGAAATG CCGGAAAAGGCGGCGGCTGCTGCTCCTGCTCATCACAATAACCTGGACCTGGAACTCCGCCTCCGTCAGCCATCACCACCGGCGTTGGTCCGCCACCCGACGCTTGATGGCGTCCGACCGCTGGGGGAGACGACCGCAGCATGGCGGTCGGGATGGGAGCTGCAAATGCAAATGCAAAGCGCGGACAGCAAGGTGGCTTCGTGGTTGGCGAGGAAGCGGAGAATGGAGATACTGAGGGAGAAGAAGATGCACAAGCGTGCAAGGCGATCCGACTGA